A single region of the Desulfocurvibacter africanus subsp. africanus DSM 2603 genome encodes:
- a CDS encoding bifunctional nuclease family protein: protein MIEMKVFGLAVDENSQVPVLVLKDLEEKAILPIWIGAMEAMAISLALNEVKLPRPMTHDLMLSCIDTAGAKVTAVEVVKLEEGTYYAEVEMRIGEVQRRVDARPSDAIALALRAEAPIRVAQAVLDEASVDDTALGKPVLKDEESDKWTEMLEGFSPGDKYKM from the coding sequence ATGATAGAAATGAAGGTCTTCGGTTTGGCGGTGGATGAAAACTCGCAAGTGCCGGTCCTGGTGCTCAAGGATCTGGAGGAGAAGGCCATACTGCCTATCTGGATCGGCGCCATGGAGGCCATGGCCATTTCCCTGGCTCTCAACGAGGTCAAGCTGCCCCGGCCCATGACTCATGACCTCATGCTCTCCTGCATCGACACCGCCGGGGCCAAGGTCACGGCGGTCGAGGTGGTCAAGCTGGAGGAAGGCACCTACTACGCCGAAGTGGAGATGCGCATCGGCGAAGTGCAGCGCAGGGTGGATGCCCGGCCCAGCGACGCCATCGCCCTTGCCCTGCGTGCCGAGGCGCCCATTCGCGTGGCCCAGGCCGTGCTGGACGAGGCCTCGGTGGATGACACGGCCTTGGGCAAGCCCGTGCTCAAGGATGAGGAATCCGACAAGTGGACCGAGATGCTCGAAGGCTTCTCGCCTGGGGACAAGTACAAGATGTAG
- the miaB gene encoding tRNA (N6-isopentenyl adenosine(37)-C2)-methylthiotransferase MiaB: MNFHILTFGCQMNVGDSQWLSRALRSRGWQETTDEQADVIIINTCSVRDKPEQKVYSLLGRLASIVRETGAFVAVGGCVAQQIGAGFWNRFPFVRLVFGTDGVAGVPQALERLASTPRLRLSLLDFSEEYVERGQDFPDASVSPSAFVTIMQGCNNFCAYCIVPYVRGRQKSRTSASIIAECESLIARGAREITLLGQNVNSYGQDAGGDGLSFTQLLRRVAVLPGLARLRFVTSHPKDIAPEVVAAFGELEQLCPCLHLPMQSGSDAVLARMGRKYDRARYLDIVRRLRQARPGMVLTTDIIVGFPGETEQDFRATMDALEEVRFERSFSFKYSDRPGVAAERMAFKVPEEVKAERLASFQARQAELTAEDLQAQEGRRVSVLLEELSKRQDEGGLSWRGREPGGRVVDIPVIDGGPDLTGALATVRISLARKHSLLGEMEGTP, translated from the coding sequence ATGAATTTTCACATCCTTACCTTTGGTTGCCAGATGAACGTGGGCGACTCGCAGTGGCTTTCCCGCGCCCTGCGCTCGCGGGGTTGGCAGGAGACCACGGACGAGCAGGCCGATGTCATCATCATCAATACGTGCAGCGTACGCGACAAGCCCGAGCAGAAGGTCTACAGCCTGCTGGGCCGGCTGGCCTCCATCGTGCGCGAGACAGGAGCGTTCGTGGCCGTGGGCGGCTGCGTGGCCCAGCAGATCGGCGCGGGCTTCTGGAACCGCTTCCCCTTCGTGCGCCTGGTCTTCGGCACCGACGGCGTGGCCGGAGTGCCACAGGCCCTGGAGCGGCTGGCCAGCACGCCGCGCCTGCGCCTGAGCCTGCTGGACTTCAGCGAGGAGTATGTGGAACGCGGGCAGGACTTTCCCGATGCTTCCGTAAGCCCCTCGGCCTTCGTGACCATCATGCAGGGCTGCAACAATTTCTGCGCCTACTGCATCGTGCCCTACGTGCGCGGCCGTCAGAAATCACGCACCAGTGCCTCCATCATCGCCGAGTGCGAGAGCCTCATTGCCAGGGGTGCGCGGGAAATCACCCTGCTGGGCCAGAACGTGAACAGCTATGGCCAGGACGCCGGCGGCGACGGCCTGAGCTTCACGCAGCTCCTGCGCCGGGTGGCCGTCTTGCCCGGCCTGGCGCGCCTGCGCTTCGTCACTTCGCACCCCAAGGACATCGCGCCCGAGGTCGTGGCCGCTTTCGGCGAGCTGGAACAGCTCTGCCCTTGCCTGCACCTGCCCATGCAGTCGGGCTCCGACGCGGTGCTGGCGCGCATGGGCCGCAAGTACGACCGGGCGCGCTACCTGGACATCGTGCGCCGGCTGCGTCAGGCGCGGCCGGGCATGGTCTTGACCACGGACATCATCGTTGGATTTCCGGGCGAGACCGAGCAGGACTTCCGTGCTACCATGGACGCGCTGGAAGAGGTGCGCTTCGAGCGGAGCTTCTCCTTCAAGTATTCGGACCGGCCGGGAGTCGCGGCAGAGCGCATGGCCTTCAAGGTGCCGGAGGAGGTCAAAGCCGAGCGGTTGGCCAGCTTCCAGGCGCGACAGGCGGAACTCACGGCCGAGGACCTTCAGGCTCAGGAGGGACGGCGCGTCAGCGTTCTGCTGGAGGAGCTCAGCAAGCGCCAGGACGAAGGCGGCCTGTCCTGGCGTGGCCGCGAGCCGGGCGGCCGGGTGGTGGATATTCCTGTCATCGACGGCGGCCCAGATTTGACAGGGGCGCTGGCTACGGTAAGAATATCATTGGCTCGAAAACACTCCCTGCTTGGGGAGATGGAAGGTACGCCATGA
- a CDS encoding adenylyl-sulfate kinase, with amino-acid sequence MSDTSAPSRGWAIWITGLPGCGKSSLARAVREVLQARGGRAEILEMDARRKAWFPQPTYSAEERARAYALLVDEAVALTQQGRNVIIDATAPALTMRQAARERLQRFAEVHVRCSAQTAMRREDARPQGKVMAGLYRKALERKATGRQFEGLGLVPGVDVPFEENPQAEVVVDGEVEGVEQARDKVLRFLARWT; translated from the coding sequence ATGAGCGACACATCCGCGCCGAGCCGGGGCTGGGCCATCTGGATCACGGGGCTGCCGGGCTGCGGCAAGTCCAGCCTGGCCCGCGCGGTGCGCGAGGTCCTGCAGGCGCGCGGCGGGCGGGCGGAGATCCTGGAAATGGACGCCCGGCGCAAGGCCTGGTTTCCGCAACCGACCTACAGCGCCGAGGAACGCGCCCGCGCCTATGCGCTGCTCGTGGACGAGGCCGTGGCGCTGACGCAACAGGGCCGCAACGTCATTATCGACGCCACGGCCCCGGCCCTGACCATGCGCCAGGCTGCGCGCGAGCGGTTGCAACGCTTCGCCGAAGTCCACGTGCGCTGCTCCGCCCAAACCGCCATGCGCCGCGAGGACGCCCGGCCCCAGGGCAAAGTCATGGCCGGCCTGTACCGCAAGGCTCTGGAACGCAAGGCCACGGGGCGGCAATTCGAGGGGCTGGGCCTGGTGCCCGGCGTGGACGTGCCCTTCGAGGAGAACCCGCAGGCCGAGGTTGTCGTGGACGGCGAAGTCGAGGGCGTGGAGCAGGCCAGGGACAAGGTGCTAAGATTCCTCGCCCGCTGGACGTAA
- a CDS encoding (2Fe-2S)-binding protein, translating into MSELICYCFGYTAADIEQDIRDNGRSTIFERIMNEKKAGGCQCTEKNPKGRUCLSDVRQVVDKTMSDNGISLHSTKL; encoded by the coding sequence ATGTCGGAGCTGATTTGTTACTGCTTTGGGTACACTGCCGCTGACATCGAACAGGACATTCGCGACAATGGAAGATCCACCATTTTTGAGCGCATCATGAACGAGAAAAAGGCTGGTGGCTGCCAATGCACGGAAAAGAACCCTAAAGGCCGTTGATGCCTCTCCGATGTCCGCCAGGTGGTGGACAAGACGATGAGCGACAACGGCATCTCTCTCCACTCTACCAAATTATAG
- a CDS encoding phosphotransferase family protein — protein MIELTREAVEAYLCQAFGPDAAVTYMGDIGGLGEQGIKRFGYGKPVLVRFTTGGREQATVMSVMKADKYGHQFYWDRAAILMFQHETSARLPRHVRPMGLGYVDGRDCLMPVHEPKEFFILNELLPGHEYFRDLERIRERGLEERDMELARAFARWLAEVHATKRDDAHLYYRRVRNLLGSSECIMGMADEAFPPGYEPFPDLRFKALEKRLIDWRWRLKGYASRLSAVHGDFHPWNVLVTDDGEFRVLDRSRGEWGEPAGDVACMAINYLLFGLLDAHAKGQDASEDGPRPGVSEPFRRLYMAFMDEYLRRTGDEQMLEVMAPFFVFRGLVVASPEWYPGHPEHIRTALLRFVENVLEDRIFDYQRPELYLE, from the coding sequence ATGATCGAGCTGACGCGCGAGGCGGTTGAAGCCTACCTGTGCCAGGCCTTTGGGCCGGACGCGGCCGTGACCTACATGGGCGACATCGGCGGGTTGGGCGAGCAGGGCATCAAGCGTTTCGGCTACGGCAAGCCGGTGCTGGTGCGCTTCACGACCGGCGGCCGCGAGCAGGCCACGGTCATGTCGGTCATGAAAGCCGACAAATACGGCCACCAGTTCTACTGGGACCGCGCGGCCATCCTCATGTTCCAGCACGAGACCTCGGCGCGCTTGCCGCGCCATGTGCGCCCCATGGGCCTGGGCTATGTGGACGGCCGGGACTGTCTGATGCCGGTCCATGAGCCCAAGGAGTTCTTCATCCTCAACGAGCTCTTGCCGGGCCACGAGTATTTCCGCGACCTGGAGCGCATCCGGGAGCGCGGTCTCGAGGAACGCGACATGGAGCTGGCGCGCGCCTTCGCCCGCTGGCTGGCCGAAGTCCACGCGACCAAGCGCGACGATGCGCACCTCTACTACCGGCGCGTGCGCAACCTGCTGGGCTCCAGCGAGTGCATCATGGGCATGGCCGACGAGGCCTTTCCCCCTGGCTATGAGCCCTTCCCGGACCTGCGCTTCAAGGCCCTGGAAAAGCGGCTCATCGACTGGCGCTGGCGGCTCAAGGGCTATGCCTCGCGCCTGAGCGCCGTGCATGGCGATTTCCACCCCTGGAACGTGCTGGTGACCGACGACGGCGAATTCCGCGTGCTGGACAGGAGTCGGGGCGAATGGGGCGAACCCGCCGGCGACGTGGCCTGCATGGCCATCAACTACCTGCTCTTCGGGCTGCTGGACGCGCACGCCAAGGGTCAGGACGCGAGCGAAGACGGGCCACGGCCCGGCGTAAGCGAACCCTTCCGCCGGCTCTATATGGCCTTCATGGACGAATACCTGCGGCGCACGGGCGATGAACAGATGCTGGAGGTCATGGCGCCCTTCTTCGTCTTCCGCGGCCTGGTAGTGGCCTCGCCCGAATGGTATCCTGGCCACCCGGAACACATCCGCACGGCCCTGCTGCGCTTCGTGGAGAACGTGCTGGAAGATCGCATTTTCGATTACCAGCGTCCGGAACTTTATCTGGAATAA